From uncultured Desulfobacter sp.:
GTACCGACACCTTTTGTACTGTTGATTTTCAGTTGTCCCCCATGGGCGAGGATAATTTCATATGCAATGGGAAGGCCCACCCCCAGCCCTTTGTCTTTGGTGGTGTATTCAAACTCCAGCACCCGTTTAAGGGTGTCACTGTCGATACCGGTTCCGGTATCGCTTATCAGGATCTGCGCATGGCCGTCTTCTGCCCCGGATGCCGAGACCGATATTTCACCCTTTCCCGGTATGGATTCCATGGCATTTTTAAGTAAATTCCAGACCGCCTGCCTGAATCTTGGTTCGTCCATGGAAACGATCAGGCTGGGTTCAGGGGCATTGAATATGATCTTAATCCCTTTGGGGCTTGCGGTCTCCCTTGCAAGGCTGAGCACGGGGACAAGAAAGTCACTCAAGGGAAACGGTTTGAATTTTTCGGGCTTTATTCTGGCCGGTTCAATAAAAGTTTCTATAATCCGGTTCAATCTGTCAATTTCATCCCTTACAATGGATACCAGTTGTGAAAACACCTTTTTATCCTTGTCCGTATCAGGTTTGAACTCCCTGTAAATTCGCTGGACGGCCATGCTCACGGCATTCAGAGGATTTCTGATTTCATGGGCAACCCCTGCAGCAAGCTTTCCCAGGGAGGATAACCGTTGGGCCTGTGCCAGCTGCCTGTTCAGATCCTGGACCCGGTCATTGTGCCGCCGTTGAATCCGATAGACGAAAAGAAGCACAATTCCGGCGCTACAGATGATGATCCCTGTGAAAACAAAAACATGGATCATATTTCGCTGGGCCGTTTGGCGGACCTGCGTGATATCGACGCCGGCAACGCCTTCAAAACCTGAATCCCCCCCTGTTGTCATGGCCAAACGTACCTCCATAACCGGCAGGTCCCGGCTCAGACGGTGCGGACCGGAAAAGTCAGGTTCGGTTAAATTCAAAGGGTTTTCGGACTGCACTGTCCGAAAAGCCTTATTGATGTTGTTCTCGCCAAAACCGGCAATCACACGTTCGTTCCCGTCTGTCACAAACAGATAGAAAAGCCCTTTTTGCCTGCCGACTTCCTGGATTACCTCCTGGCAAACGAGCCTGAGCAGAAACAGGTCCAGATCTCTTTGATTAAGCATCAAGAAAATCAACTCCGCCCCTTTTTCCCGGTGAATTCCGACCCAGTGTGTTTTGCTGACGTCCGGGTCATTAAGCTCCAGCTCAATATGAACGTCATTTTGTTCAAACGAAAGTTTGTCCAGTCCGTCCTTTTCAACGCCGGAAAGCGACCGGCTGCCGGATAAAATACGACCACCGGGGTCCAGAAAAAAAATCCCCGTGACAAAAAACCTATTGGCCAGTTGCTTTAATACGGCGTTTGGCGGCGGGTCGGCTTTAAAACTGCGATCCAGCTTTTTTGCGGAATCTATGAGCCGTTCTATGACCTTTTCCTTGGCCCTGAATTGGTTTTCAATATCTGTAAAATCTCCTAACGGGTCTACGAAGGAACGGGATTTTGGGGATAAATCATCGTACCGTTCCCTCACCACGGCTTCAAGGCTTTCAAGAACCGCTTTCCCGCCGGATTCAGCCATACTGAGTAAAAGGCTTTTCGTCCGGTAAACATCCATTACGGCGGTGATAAAAAAAAGGAGTGTCAGGAACAGAAACAATATGAGAATTGCCGGCAGATTTCCACCCTGCAATTTGGTTTTCCACGGCATAGATCCGGCCTACCATCCGCTATGAGAACCGGACGCGTTCATCATTGTGCACCAGTTGTGCCGCTGATCCGGGGTCAGCGTCTGTCTGATCCTGATTTGATATTCGACGATCAGGCTATACAGCTGCTCTCTGATTTTTAAATGCGCTCTGGACAAATCCATAATCATTTTTTCATTTGCATCGCTGCTGCGCAAAAGTGCCCTGAGTTCAATTCTTTTCAGCATACAGGCCTGGTAGCACTCCATGATTTTTTCCCGGTATTGCTTATCGATCATGCTGACAGCATCCCGCTGTTTCCGGGATAACCCTAAATCCTCTATCGCTGTGCAATGTCTGGTCCAATCCGGGGTATGAGCTTCATGTCTGTCATGGGAAGGATGTTCTGCGGCCGTTGCCAACTGCAAGGATAACAGCACAATCGCACAAATGGTTATCAGATATCTGTTCATAACGCCTTTATTCTTTCTCTTAAAACACTTATAGGCAACTTAATTTAAACAAAGAAGAGCAAAGAACATACCACCCGCCCGATGAATTCAAATAACATTACCGAATGACAGCCACGGGCTGACCTGGTCTATCAATACTCAGGCCCAACCCGCAACGAAACAAAAAAAGTAATTCAAGAATTTATTACAACGTTCTTAAAAAAAACACAGATCAAAAAATTTGCCGGCCCTTTGTTTTATTCATAATGGAGGTGTAAAAACACCTTTCCGATGACGCCGCCCGGGCTCCGAAAATCGACAAATTTGTCGATCGGGTAAATTTTACCCGAAAGGTTCAAACCAAGGCCGGAAGCCGGGTTTGTCATCTGCTACACTATTTTCGACAATTATTGCCTCATTTAATATATGACTGACAGCAACAACCACCGCCATAAAACCAACTTCCTGCCATCCTGCCGGCCGACATCCCCAAACGTCCAGAAGACCATGGCGGCAAGCTGGACGTCATCGGCAAAAATTACTCTGTCATAAGCACCACCGCGGCGCTATTAAATAGGACCCAGACCGTATCCCCTTCACCAAAAGAGAGACGGCGACAACTTTCGGTTGTGACAATGGAACAGATTTCGGTTCCGCCGGATATCTTAACCCGGTATTCGGTATTGATCTTTCCTTGGAGGATTTTTCCGACAGTCCCCTTGAATCGGTTATCTGCGCTGGATTCAGGGCAATCAAGGCGTTTTTCCAGGATCACCCAGGGTGCTTTAACTTCAGCCGTGATCCATTTGCCCGGTTTGAGAGCAAGCCTTTTGATACTGTGGTTTGTAATGACCGTTGTGACTTTGTGACCATCCAAGGTCAGCAGTTCAACGCGGCTCTGAATATCCCCTTGTTGGATAATCTCGATTTTTCCAAAAAATGAATTCCGGGCACTGGTTTTCCGTCCGGATTCCTTTTCCATGAAAAATCGGGTGACTTCCCGTAGTTCTTCCTCTGAAAAAGACACATGAGATAAGATAGGATTAGGCGTCGTGTGACCCAGCATCATCTGGACAGCAGGCAGAGGCATGTTGTTCTCGATCAATTCTGCCCCCCTGGCTTTTCGTAAAAATTCCGGAGCACCTAAAGCCTTTTTAAAACCGCAGGCCTGAGCCTGTTCATAGAATTTACGTCGGACAAATCCGGGGTCTACTTCGAGTTTGTCCGGGAATGTCATTTTAAAGGCCGGATCGGCGATTATCTCTTCTATTTCACGGCAGACGATCCCAGGCATATGAACCTTGCGTAAAAAAACACCCGCGTCCCCAGGTTTCTTTCCAAAGCACACCAAAGAGGCTTCAAAATCAATCTCCCGGAAAAGATCAAGCTGCAACACCTCGCCGAGCTTGGCACCGGTATACCGAATTAATAAAAAAATGATCAGAATACGTTGCCGTGCTATGCGTACATCAGACCGGGGCGTTTCCCCGACCCATTTTC
This genomic window contains:
- a CDS encoding TOBE domain-containing protein; its protein translation is MKKKISAKEQDMCLDPAQLHNLEQAFRKWVGETPRSDVRIARQRILIIFLLIRYTGAKLGEVLQLDLFREIDFEASLVCFGKKPGDAGVFLRKVHMPGIVCREIEEIIADPAFKMTFPDKLEVDPGFVRRKFYEQAQACGFKKALGAPEFLRKARGAELIENNMPLPAVQMMLGHTTPNPILSHVSFSEEELREVTRFFMEKESGRKTSARNSFFGKIEIIQQGDIQSRVELLTLDGHKVTTVITNHSIKRLALKPGKWITAEVKAPWVILEKRLDCPESSADNRFKGTVGKILQGKINTEYRVKISGGTEICSIVTTESCRRLSFGEGDTVWVLFNSAAVVLMTE
- a CDS encoding ATP-binding protein, translating into MPWKTKLQGGNLPAILILFLFLTLLFFITAVMDVYRTKSLLLSMAESGGKAVLESLEAVVRERYDDLSPKSRSFVDPLGDFTDIENQFRAKEKVIERLIDSAKKLDRSFKADPPPNAVLKQLANRFFVTGIFFLDPGGRILSGSRSLSGVEKDGLDKLSFEQNDVHIELELNDPDVSKTHWVGIHREKGAELIFLMLNQRDLDLFLLRLVCQEVIQEVGRQKGLFYLFVTDGNERVIAGFGENNINKAFRTVQSENPLNLTEPDFSGPHRLSRDLPVMEVRLAMTTGGDSGFEGVAGVDITQVRQTAQRNMIHVFVFTGIIICSAGIVLLFVYRIQRRHNDRVQDLNRQLAQAQRLSSLGKLAAGVAHEIRNPLNAVSMAVQRIYREFKPDTDKDKKVFSQLVSIVRDEIDRLNRIIETFIEPARIKPEKFKPFPLSDFLVPVLSLARETASPKGIKIIFNAPEPSLIVSMDEPRFRQAVWNLLKNAMESIPGKGEISVSASGAEDGHAQILISDTGTGIDSDTLKRVLEFEYTTKDKGLGVGLPIAYEIILAHGGQLKINSTKGVGTTARIVLPLHGKSDLKEAMA